A window of Primulina tabacum isolate GXHZ01 chromosome 4, ASM2559414v2, whole genome shotgun sequence contains these coding sequences:
- the LOC142542502 gene encoding pectinesterase 1-like: MDTCTSFKGYGRVDELEEAAFKRKTRNQKIILSISLVLFIVLIIGVVAGTLVHRKNNNNANEVPAAAIYPAEAVKSVCSVTLYPDSCLTSLSASNTTDPEKIFQFSLLVVMNSLEMVSSTFAKKFINRADDPEVKEALKVCETVLHDAVDSLDDCISSIDGNQISISKITDLRTWLSTVITDQETCFDALEEVSAALVTEVRHLMKNSTEFASNSLAIVSKFLKTVEENNIPIHRRLLEAKHGSPSWLTAAHRRILQVGKPKPNVTVSNDGSGDVRTINEAVGRIQNKSEMIFVIYVKAGEYVENVVLSKYQWNVMIYGDGKAATVVSGRRSNGTGYATFVTATFVAMGKGFMARDISFKNEAGPQNNQAVAFRSGSDKSIFYRCSFEAFQDTLYAHSNRQFYRECDVTGTVDFIFGNSASVFQDCKILPRQPLPNQFVTITAQGKTDPNQNTGISIQRCEMSPLDNLTASTFLGRPWKNFSTTVILQTNIGGFLNPLGWLQWQASDPPSTISYGEYANAGPGSNTSRRVQWAGYKPSLTSAEASKFNVESFIQGTSWLNGTNVAFDST, encoded by the exons ATGGACACATGCACTTCCTTCAAGGGATATGGCAGAGTGGATGAGCTCGAAGAAGCAGCATTCAAAAGAAAAACCCGCAACCAGAAAATAATTCTTTCAATTTCTCTTGTTTTGTTTATAGTTCTGATAATCGGAGTAGTTGCCGGAACTCTGGTTCATAGGAAGAACAACAACAATGCCAATGAAGTTCCAGCGGCCGCAATTTACCCCGCGGAGGCGGTTAAATCCGTCTGCAGCGTGACTCTGTATCCAGATTCGTGTTTAACTAGCCTCAGTGCTTCCAATACCACCGACCCGGAAAAGATATTCCAATTTTCTTTACTGGTGGTGATGAATTCTCTGGAGATGGTATCGTCCACTTTCGCGAAGAAATTTATCAACAGAGCGGATGACCCAGAAGTGAAAGAAGCTCTAAAAGTCTGCGAGACGGTTTTGCACGACGCTGTCGACTCCCTCGACGATTGCATATCCTCCATTGACGGCAACCAGATTTCCATTTCAAAAATCACCGACCTGAGAACGTGGCTAAGCACCGTAATTACAGACCAAGAAACGTGCTTCGATGCTTTAGAAGAGGTAAGTGCAGCTTTGGTCACTGAGGTAAGGCATTTGATGAAGAATTCTACTGAATTCGCGAGCAACAGCTTAGCCATTGTCTCGAAGTTTCTCAAGACAGTAGAAGAAAACAACATCCCGATTCACCGCCGTTTACTGGAGGCGAAGCATGGATCTCCATCTTGGCTCACGGCGGCGCACCGGCGGATCCTCCAGGTGGGTAAGCCTAAGCCGAATGTCACGGTGTCAAACGATGGTAGTGGAGATGTGAGAACGATTAATGAGGCGGTGGGGAGAATTCAGAACAAGAGCGAAATGATTTTTGTTATTTACGTAAAGGCAGGGGAGTATGTGGAGAATGTGGTGTTGAGCAAGTATCAGTGGAATGTGATGATTTACGGTGACGGAAAAGCAGCCACCGTTGTTTCCGGCAGGCGGAGTAATGGGACTGGTTATGCAACTTTTGTCACCGCCACTTTTG TTGCAATGGGGAAAGGATTCATGGCCCGAGACATAAGCTTCAAAAATGAGGCCGGGCCACAGAACAACCAGGCTGTGGCCTTTCGGTCGGGATCGGATAAGTCAATCTTCTACCGGTGCTCGTTTGAGGCATTCCAAGACACGCTATACGCACATTCCAACCGTCAGTTTTATCGTGAATGTGATGTAACAGGCACAGTCGACTTCATATTCGGAAACTCTGCCTCTGTCTTCCAAGACTGCAAAATCTTGCCTAGGCAACCATTGCCTAACCAATTTGTGACCATAACGGCACAAGGGAAAACAGATCCAAATCAGAACACGGGTATTTCGATCCAGAGATGTGAAATGAGCCCATTGGATAATTTAACAGCTTCGACATTTCTTGGAAGGCCATGGAAGAACTTTTCCACCACTGTTATTCTGCAAACAAATATCGGTGGTTTCTTGAACCCCTTGGGTTGGCTTCAATGGCAAGCAAGTGATCCACCTAGCACTATTTCCTATGGGGAGTATGCAAATGCTGGGCCAGGTTCGAACACAAGCAGGCGAGTCCAATGGGCGGGATATAAGCCTAGTCTTACCTCAGCAGAGGCCTCAAAGTTTAACGTAGAATCCTTCATTCAGGGTACTTCTTGGTTGAATGGCACGAATGTGGCTTTTGACTCGACCTAA